The nucleotide sequence CGGGATGAACGTGGTGCAGACGCCGTCACCATGCGCGATGGTGGCGAGACGCTGGACGTGCGTTCCCAGGAGGCGGGAGAAGAACTCCGTCTCCGCCTCGCACAGCTGTGGGTACTGCTCGGCGACGTGGGCGACCGGGCAGTGGTGCTGGCAGAGCTGCTCGCCGACCGGCGCGTTCCGCGCAGTGGCAGCGTACCCGTCCGCCGTGAGGGCCTTGGCCAGCGCCTCGGTCCGCCGGTCGGGCTCGGCCGACTCGACCGCCTCGCGGTACGCCCCGGCCTGGGCCTCGATCCGGTCGCGGGCGAAGGCGGCGACGGCCGCTTCCCCTCCGGCGTTCCGCTCGATCCAGCGGAGTGCCTCGACGGCCAGCGAGTCGTACGACTGGTCGAAGGCGTCCCGGCCGCAGTCGGTGAGCGCGAAGACCTTGGCGGGGCGGCCGCGGGCGCGGGCGCCGTAGACGCGCTGCTCACGGGCCTCGACGACGTTCTCTGCGACGAGCGCGTCGAGGTGGCGGCGGACGGCGGCCTGGGTGAGGCTGAGCCGCCCGGCGAGGTCGGCGACGGTCGACGGCCCGTGGTCCAGGATCGACCGCGCGACCCGGTTGCGCGTCGAACGCTCTCGGGTCGCGAGTTCCTCCACCGGAGCCGCGCCAACGTTTTTCACAACGCCATTGTTGCGTAATTAATCTCGGCCTGACAAGCGCCGCCGGGAGCGGCGACGGTGCCGTGCATCACTCAGGTAAGGCTTACCTGACCTGCGGAAACGATCATTCGTAGGACGAATCAGCGGCTCGCTCGCAGGCCCCTTCCGGCCGCCCCGCGAGCCCGTACGCGCAGGCCACAGGGGCTCCGGCGACCCCGATGACACCCGGCGCGGCGATGCGGGGATTGCCTGGAAGGCCCCATTCCGGCCACCTGGGACCCGCGCCCGAGAGGGCTTCTCCCGCTCTCTAGACTTCCCGGCATGCGAAACGAGTCCGTCGGATCCGCCGTCCAGGTCCGTGGCCTGGTCAAGCGGTACGGCAACAAAACCGCCGTCGACGGCCTCGACCTCGACGTGCGGTCCGGCACCGTCACCGCCGTCCTCGGCCCCAACGGGGCCGGCAAGACCACCACGATCGAGACCTGCGAGGGCTACCGGCGGCCCGACGCCGGCACCGTGCGCGTCCTCGGCCTCGACCCGGTCGCGGACGCGGCCGCGCTGCGCCCCCGGATCGGCGTGATGCTCCAGTCCGGCGGCGTCTACTCCGGCGCCCGCGCCGACGAGATGCTCCGCCACATGGCGAAGCTCCACGCCCACCCGCTGGACGTCGACGCGCTGATCGAGCGGCTCGGGCTCGGCTCCTGCGGCCGCACCACCTACCGGCGCCTCTCCGGCGGCCAGCAGCAGCGCCTCGCGCTCGCCATGGCCGTCGTCGGCCGCCCCGAGCTGGTCTTCCTCGACGAGCCCACCGCCGGACTCGACCCGCAGGCCCGCCGCGCCACCTGGGACCTCGTGCGCGAGCTGCGCGCCGACGGGGTGACCACCGTCCTCACCACGCACTTCATGCAGGAGGCGGAGGAGCTCGCCGACGACGTCGCGATCGTCGACGCCGGCCGGGTCGCCGCCCAGGGCAGCCCCGAGGAACTGTGCCGGGGCGGCGCCGAGAACACCCTGCGCTTCACCGGACGCCCCGGCCTCGACCTGGGCTCGCTGCTCAAGGCGCTCCCGGACGGCACGGCCGCGGCGGAGCCGCTCCCGGGCACCTACCGGATCACCGGCACGGTCGACCCGCAGCTGCTCGCCACGGTGACCACCTGGTGCGCCCAGCACGGCGTCATGCCCGACGGCATCTCCGTCGAGCGCCACACCCTGGAAGACGTCTTCCTGGAGCTGACCGGCAAGGAGCTGAGGTCGTGAGCACCGGTACGTACGCCCCGAAGCCGGGCGCCGCCCCGGTCGGCCGGATGATCGCGGCGCAGGCGGCCCTGGAGACCCGGATGCTGCTGCGCAACGGCGAGCAGCTGCTGCTCACCGTGATCATCCCCTCGCTGCTCCTGGTGCTCTTCTCCACCGTCGACATCGTCACCGTGCCGGTGTCGACGACGGGCGGGAGCGGCAAGGCCGTGGACTTCCTCGCGCCGGGCGTCCTCGCCCTCGCCGTCCTGTCGACCGCCTTCACCGGCCAGGCCATCGCGACCGGATTCGAGCGGCGGTACGGGGTGCTCAAGCGCCTCGGCGCCTCCCCGCTCCCCCGCTGGGCGCTGATGACCGCGAAGACGCTCGCCGTCCTGGTCACCGAGGTGCTCCAGATCGCGCTCCTGACGGCGATCGCCCTGGGTCTCGGCTGGTCCCCGCAGGGCGACCCCGGCTCCGTGCTGCTGCTGCTCGTGCTCGGCACGGCCGCGTTCTCCGGCCTCGGGCTGCTGATGGCCGGCACCCTGCGGGCGGAGGCCACGCTGGCCGCCGCCAACCTGGTCTTCCTGCTGCTGCTGGTGGGCGGCGGGGTCATCGTCCCGCTGGAGAAGTTCCCGGACGCGGCGCGCTCGGTCCTGGAGCTGCTGCCGATCTCCGCGCTCTCGGACGGCCTGCGGGCGGTCCTCCAGGACGGCGCCGCGCTCCCGTGGGGCGACGCGCTGACGCTGGCGGTCTGGGCCGTCCTCGGTCTCGGCGCGGCGGCGAAGTTCTTCCGCTGGGAGTAGCGGACGGGTCCCAGAGGGTGACGTTTCCCGACAAGGCACCCCTCGTGAAAGCGTGCACAAGCCCCGGCCTACGATAGGGCCCGTGCTGACCCCCCTCGCCCTCATCGCCCGGCGCTGGACCCCGTCCCCGCGGACGCTCCGGCGCGCCGCGCTCTCCGCCGTCGTGATGAGCGTCCTCATCATCGTCACCGGTGGC is from Streptomyces venezuelae ATCC 10712 and encodes:
- a CDS encoding helix-turn-helix transcriptional regulator is translated as MKNVGAAPVEELATRERSTRNRVARSILDHGPSTVADLAGRLSLTQAAVRRHLDALVAENVVEAREQRVYGARARGRPAKVFALTDCGRDAFDQSYDSLAVEALRWIERNAGGEAAVAAFARDRIEAQAGAYREAVESAEPDRRTEALAKALTADGYAATARNAPVGEQLCQHHCPVAHVAEQYPQLCEAETEFFSRLLGTHVQRLATIAHGDGVCTTFIPHGAPQTTESASASTAGRNPA
- a CDS encoding ABC transporter ATP-binding protein; protein product: MRNESVGSAVQVRGLVKRYGNKTAVDGLDLDVRSGTVTAVLGPNGAGKTTTIETCEGYRRPDAGTVRVLGLDPVADAAALRPRIGVMLQSGGVYSGARADEMLRHMAKLHAHPLDVDALIERLGLGSCGRTTYRRLSGGQQQRLALAMAVVGRPELVFLDEPTAGLDPQARRATWDLVRELRADGVTTVLTTHFMQEAEELADDVAIVDAGRVAAQGSPEELCRGGAENTLRFTGRPGLDLGSLLKALPDGTAAAEPLPGTYRITGTVDPQLLATVTTWCAQHGVMPDGISVERHTLEDVFLELTGKELRS
- a CDS encoding ABC transporter permease, with product MSTGTYAPKPGAAPVGRMIAAQAALETRMLLRNGEQLLLTVIIPSLLLVLFSTVDIVTVPVSTTGGSGKAVDFLAPGVLALAVLSTAFTGQAIATGFERRYGVLKRLGASPLPRWALMTAKTLAVLVTEVLQIALLTAIALGLGWSPQGDPGSVLLLLVLGTAAFSGLGLLMAGTLRAEATLAAANLVFLLLLVGGGVIVPLEKFPDAARSVLELLPISALSDGLRAVLQDGAALPWGDALTLAVWAVLGLGAAAKFFRWE